The window CTGGTTCCTGCCGGCAGTCGACCTGCGGTTCCGGCGCGCCCAGTGGCAGCGCAGCGGAGTGCTGGTGTCCACACCGTCGTACCGGATCGTCAACGGCTGGTACTACCACTCACCGCTCGGTGAACGCCGCTCCGTCGCACTGCTCGAAGGGATGCTCGTCAACCCCCGTTTCGCCTGCGCCATGCTCGCCGGCCGACACCGGCCGTCGGTCCCCGACAGGTTCGTCACGGCCAAGGAGACGGCCGCACTCGACCACCACACACGCCGGTACCGAGAGCTGCTGAGCTCGGTGACCGCCGGGTTCGAGTCGATGTCCGAACTCCAAGTGGCCGAGTTCGTGGACCGCGTCGTGGCGGTCGTCGGAGACTATCTGTGGCCGATGCTCCTGGTGGGCGGCGCCGCCTGGCGTGCCGAACAGGCGCTGGCCCGCTACTACCGGCGGCGGCTGCACCCTTCGCTGGGGGCGCCGTACCAGGAACTCCTGGTGGAGCGTGGACGGAGCGAACCGGCACCCGCGCACGCGGTCTCCACCCTGGACTGGTACCGGCCGACCCTCGGCGAAGTGGCCGAAGCACCCGATCCGCGGGCAGGCGCTCCCGTGACACGCGCCACCGGCGCCCTGCGGCTCGAGCAGGCGTGTCTGTCGGTGCTCCTGCAGCACAACACCGATCCGGCCCCTTTCCAGCGTCTGCTCACCCTCGCACGGGACAGTGCCCGCCGACGACGGCTGCACACCGGGAAGCTCACCGAACCCTGGCCGGTTCTCCGGCGGGCGCTGCACCGGCTCGGTACGGCGCTCGTGGACCAAGACGTCATCGACCGCCCGGAAGACGTGCACTTCCTGACCCTGCCCGAATTGCGGACCGCCCTCTCCACGGGATCGGGCACCTCCATGCGGGAGGCGGTCGCGGACCGGGTTTCCGCCTGGGCCCGTCAGCGCGCCTTGCGCCCGCCGTTGGCGCTGGGCACCGCGGCCTGCCTGCTCCCGCTCCTGCTCGGGCGTCCGACCACGGCGAGCGCGTCGGACGGCGACGTACTGCACGGCATCGGGGTCAGCCCCGGAAGGGCCACCGGCCGGGCCAGGATCGTCGACCATCCGGAGACAGCGCGGATGGCGGCCGGTGACATCCTCGTCGTCCGCTCCCTCGTGCCGGCGCTCGCTCCGCAGATCATGCGTGCCGCGGCGGTCGCCGCCGACGTGGGAAGTGTGGCCGCACACATGTCGGTCATCGCCCGCGAGTACGGCGTGCCTGCCGTCGTCGCCCTGCACTCGGTCACTCGGAGCATCCGTGACGGCGAGGTCATCACCGTGGACGGTACGACGGGCCGCGTACATCGGCGTGGGGCCGTGGGGTAACGCGGCGGACGAGGAGACGGAAACCATCCATGGCGCACAGCGCTTCCCACATGGGGACGGGGAATCGGCTCGCCGCAGCCTGCCGGATCACCCGTCCGATCACGTGTCTGTTGGCGGCGCTGTCCGCGGCGTGCGGCGGCAGTCTCGCGGGCCACCCGGCCGCGGCGGGCTGGGGCCGTGACACCCTGTCAATGGTGTCCATGGCCGGGGTGATGGGCGTCGCGAACGCCGTGAACGACATCGCCGACCTGCCGGCCGACCGGATCGGCAAGCCCTGGCGGCCCATAGCCTCCGGACAGCTGGGGGTCCGTACCGCCTGGTCCGTGGTCCTGGCGCTGGCGCTGCTGACCATGACGACCGCCGCCGCGCTGGGACCGACCCAGACACTTTTCGCCGGTGCACTGCTCCTGCTCGACCTCGCCTACTCCTACCGGCTCAAGGACACCGTGCTGGTCGGCAACCTCGTCGTCGGTGTGGTCTGTGGCGGCACATTGCTGTTCGGTGCCTCGGTCACCGGCGGACTCACCCTCCGACCCTGTGTGGCGGCCGGGACGGTCCTGCTGTTCGTGCTCGGCTACGAGATCGTCAAGACGTTGCAGGACAGCGCTGCCGACGGCGAGGCCGGCTTCCGCACGCTGGCCACGGTCTTCCGGCCGGAAGTGAGTGTCGGCGCCTACGCCACCGTGGCCGCCGCCCTGTGCTTGGCGGTGCTCGCCGTAGGCGCCCCGGTCAGTTCGGCACCCTCCCTGTTCCTCGTCTGTGCCGCCCCGTTCCTGATCACGCCGGTATGCCTGTGCGCCTGGATCCTGTGGACCTCACCGGATCGGGACGCCTCGACGGCGCGGGTGCTGCTCATTCTGCGCCTGGCCTGGTTCCCGGGCCTGTTCTCCCTTGCCCTGCTCAAGTAATGCCCTGCTCGAACGAGGTGTGTGGTGGATACCTGATGAACCTGACGAACCATGTGCATACGCATCACATCGCGCTGGTGACGGGCTATGCCGTCGTGAGCTATCTCATCGGCTGCGTCTCGACCAGTTACTACGTCACGAAGGCCCACATCGGGCAGGACATCCGCGACCTCGGCAGCGGGAACGCGGGCGCCCAGAACGTGGGCAAGGTCCTCGGCCGGCCCTGGTTCTTCGTCATCCTGCTCCTCGACATGCTCAAGGGCTACGTCGTCGTCCTCGGCGGTATCCACCTGGGCCTGTCGAGCACGGTCGTCACCCTGGGGATCGTCGCCGTCGTCTCCGGGCACATCTGGCCGGTGCACATGGGGTTCAGGGGCGGGATGGGCATCGCCACCTCGCTCGGTGCCGTTCTGGCGTTCCACTGGCTCGTGATGGCCGGCATCGTCGGGATCTTCGCCGCGACCTACTTTCCCCAGTTGTGGACCGGACGCACCGTGGCCCGCAAAGCGGCCGCAAGAAGTGCGGTCGCGGCGATCAATCTGACGGCCCTGTCGATGGTGCTGCTCAAGGAGCCGTTCATGAGCTGGTTCTCGCTCATCATCCTGGGCTTCGTCCACTACGCGGCCTACCGGTCACGCCTCGCAAGGGGCTGGCCGCGCCCGGCCAGGGACAGGGCGGCCGCATGAGCACCGCACTGCGCGAGCACTACTCGGACCAGTTGCACGCCATCGACGAGCGCATGCGCGCCGGCTTCGCGCTCTGGCCGTGGGGTCACCACGACCGTATGCGCGCCCTGGTGGAACGCCAAGTGGCCCGGAAGGGCAAACGGCTCCGGTCGCTGTTCGCCCTGCTCTGCGCGGAACTCCTCGGCGGCGACCTGGAGAAGGCGCAGCCGCTGGCCGCGGCCGTCGAGTTGTACCACGCCGCGTCACTGGTGCTCGACGACGTCCAGGACAACGCGGACTTCAGGGACCGCGACCGTGCCGTGCACGTCAGCGAGAGCGTCAGCAACGCGATCAACCTCGCCTGTGTCGTACGGTCGTTCGCGCACCATCCCCTGCACTGCTCCGATCTCACGCTGATCGAGAAGGACGGGGTGCGGCACCAGCTGGATGTGATGGCGACACTCGTGCCGCTCGGCCAGAGCATGGACATCGGGTGGCACCAGGGCTGGTACGACTTCCGTTCGGTGCCCTATGAGGAGCTGGTCCGGCTCAAGACCGGTGCGCCTTTCGCCTGTGTCGCCGCGGGTGCCGCCGTGACCGGTGGCCAGGACGAGGCCACGCGTGCGGCGATGGAACGGCTCGGCTACCGCGTCGGAATCCTCTACCAACTGGTCGACGACCACAACGACATGTTCCAGACCGCCGGGGACGGCGACGGGGAGGACGCATCGGGCCGCGTGCCGAGCGACCTCGTCGAGGGCAAGTTCACCAGACCGATCGGCTTGCTGTGCGAACGGCTGAGCGCGGACGGCCGTGAGGATCTGGCCGAACAGGTGGTGGCCCGGCTGCGGGATCCCGGCGGAGACGGTCCACGGTGGATTCTGGACCTCATGGCCGCCCACTCCGTCGCCTCACGAAGCGTCCGGGAGATCCACGACCGAGCGGTGGGCATCGAGCGGGACGCTGCGGCGCTCTCCCACGTTCACGGCGTCGCGACCGGCCGCATGTCGGAGTTCGTCCGTCATCTCGCCTCGATGGCCGGCGGGGGGTCTCACCCCTTCGAGGTGCTTCCGTCCCGGTCGTAGAGCAGTCGTTCCAGGTAGCGGGTCAGAGGCAGCCCCGCACGCATGTCCAATTCGTTGCCGAGGATCCGCTTCGCCCAGATGGGAGCGAGGACCGCGGCGACGGACGGCAGCGCCGCACGCCGCCTTCGGGTGAGCAGGGTGTCCGACAGCAACAGGAGTTGGGAAGCGAAGGCTCCGAGTCCCGACTCCCGGCAGGCATAGCCGAGAGTGGGGCCGCCGAGGATCAGGGCGGCCCCCCTCCAGTCGGTGCTCAGCAGCGCTCCGGTCGCCGGCATGATGCCCCGACCACCCGAACCCCTCAGAAAGGGCGACCAGTTGTGGCCGGCGACCACCAGTGCCGCATGCAGGGCAACCGTGTGCCGACTCCGCCCGGCCAACCTGGTGGCCGCGTATCCCTTGGCCATGTCCAGCGCCGCCACGGTCAGAAACGGCACGAGTCCCGCGGCCCGGTACGCCCCGGTCGCCGACACGCACTCCGGGTGTGCCGTGCGCAGGTCGACACCCACCGCACACCTGGTCACGAGCTGCGCGGACGGCAGCGCCCCGATGAGGAACGAGCAGCCGGCTCGCCACAGTCCCGCGCCGACGGGCATGACCGGTCTCGCTCCGACCGGTTCCGCGCTCTCGAAGACGACGCTGTCAGGCACCCTCAACTCCCCACGTCCGGCCGGGTCCGGTGCCCTGGGAGCCTGTCCCACGGCTGCGCCTTCATGCGCGGCGCCGACGACCGGTGCCCGCACCTTGATCGTGGTGGTGGCCGTGGAGGCGCGGCCGGGGCAGCCGTGTTTCGCCGTTGCCGCAGTCAGGGAGAACAACTAGGGTTGCTCGACGTGAACACCGGACCGGCACTACGCCACGCACGGATCGGCTACCCGGTGGAGGGCTGATCGCACGGTGGGTGCGCGAACGGCACCCCACTTCGGCACGCGGACCTCCCCGCGCTCGCGCACGACGAGTCCCTTTCCCGCGCGCAGCGACAGCGAGGTCAACCGCATGTCAGTCACGTTCAACCACACCATCATCGCCGCCAAGGATCGCGGTGAGTCGGCGCGGTTCTTCCGCGAACTGCTGGAACTTCCGGAAGCGCCGTCCTGGGGTCCGTTCATCAACATCCAGCTCCATGACGGGGTGCTGCTTCAGTTCGCCGAGCCGCCGGTGGAGATCCAGATGCAGCACTACGCGTTCCTGATCGACGACGACCTGTTCGACCGGGCGTACCGGCGACTGTGCGACCGCGGTGTCGAGCACTGGGCCGATCCGCAGATGCGACGCCCCGGTGAGATCAACGACGAACACGGCGGACGCGGGGTGTACTTCAAGGACCCCGCCGGTCACGCGATCGAGCTGATCACCCGTCCGTACCTGTAGGCGAGTCCGGTAACCGGGACGAAAGCCGGCCGGGCGCCCGAAACGCGGCGCCCGGCCCGCGATCCGCCTAGCCGACAAGCCGGCGGCGCCAGTTCAGTGAGGTGACGGAGATGGCGCGGGCGGGGTCGCGGTCCCACTCGGCGTCGAGTCCGGCCGCTTCGAGGGCGGCCACCACCTCGTGCCCGATCGCCGTGGTGGTCTCGGACGAGCCGTCGAAGCCGCCGTACAGGAGCATCAGGCCGTGGCCGGACGCGGCGGAGTCGGTGCACTGGGAGTGGAAGTAGACGAAGCCGCGGGTGTCCGGACCGCCCTCGGCACCGATCTCGGCGTCACCGCAGTTGCGGCAGCAGGTGAAGTTCTCGCGGGCGGTGACACCGGCCTCCTGGAGGGCGGTGAACGCGCGGGTGAGCCGCTCGGGGTCCGTCTCGCCCTCCCAGGTGGCCTGCTCCGCGACGCGCTCCAGCCAGAGCCGGTCGGCCAGGGCGGTCGCCTGCTCGCGCGACACGGGCCGGTGGTCGCCGGTGACCAGGTATTCCTCGGCCAGCTCGGCCAGTTCGGCGCGGGAGGCGTAGCCGCCGGCCAGTACCTCACGAAGGCGGCTCTCCAGGTCCCGGCGGTCGCCCTCGTCCAGGTCGAGCGGCGGCACCTCGCGGACGGGGCCCATGTCCAGCGGCGACCAGGCGAAGCCGGCGTCCCAGCCGTCCTCCCGTCGGGCCCAGCCGGTCAGCGCGGCTGTCACGGCCTCCGGTGTGCCGGCCGTCGTCTGGAAGTGCCGGTCGGCGGCGCCGTCGCGGTGCTCCAGGGTGTAGTCGCCGCCGGTCTTGTGCCAGACCTGGGCGAAGACGTCGGGCAGGTCGGGTATCCGCTGGAGCACCAGGAACCGGTCGTCCTCGCCCCCGATGCGCCGCACCAGCCCGGCCAGTTCGTCGGCGGACACACGCTCGTGCCGCTGCCGGTTCTCCGTCTTCACCACGATCTCGAGCATGCACGCAGCCTGGCACACGCCACTGACATCGGGGCCGACGGGGCGTGCGGCCACGGCGGTCGGCCGGTCGCGACCACGCGGCACGGCCACTTCGTACGGACGGTGCCGGCGACCGGCGGGTGTTCAGCAGTCGAACACCGACCAGCAGATGTCGTTGCGCAGACGCTGGTCGTCTCCTCACGCAGCTGGTGGGCACTGCCCCGCCTGCGGTCCTCCCGGCCGACGAACCAGGTCGCCGGCGCGGCCGTGACCATGCCGTAGGTCGTGATGCCGACGACCATGACGACCGCACCGACCACCCTCCCCCACGGTGTGACCGGGAAGAAGTCTCCGTAGCCGACGGTGGTCGCCGTCTCGATCGCCCACCACTGGGCTTTCGGGTACGACGTCAGGTTCGCGTGGCGGGCGCCCTCTTCGGCATCACCACGGCCCAGGAACCGGCGAGCATCACCAGCACGAGGACGATCGCCGCGCCGCCCGCCGCCTTCAGGTGCAGTGACCGCCCCTCCCGGCCGACCAGCACGGCGAACACCCTGGTGAAGAACCGGGAAGCATGATCACTCCTTCCGCCCGGGGCCAGTGTCCCCGCGGGCCGGCGACCTCGCATGCCGGGAGGGCCGTGCGGGCCCCGCCGGGGCGCGGGTCGGTGGCTTCCGTGCCCGGGCCGCGAGCGGACCGAGCCAATTGGTCGGTGACATCTCTGGGCATGGCGTCCACCGCGCTCTACCCTCTGTGCCCGACCTCGGCCTCTTCCCCCAAGGAGGACGTACGACGATGAGACGCAGCACGAACGACACCCCGGACCACACCCGTTTACGACGTTCGGCCGCCGGTCTGGTCGCCTCGCTGCTCGCTGTCGCGGTGATGGTGATCGGCGGCGCACCGGCGCACGCGGCGCCGACGGCACCGTCCGGCCGGGCGCCCGCCGCGACGGTGGATCTGTCGCGGTGGATGGGCGACATGCACGGCTATCTCGACGGGCAACCGCTCAACCGGATCGCCATGCCCGGCAGCCACGACTCGGGCAGCTGGAGCATTCCGGCCGACCCGGCGCTGTGCACCAGCGGTTGGTCCTACAACGTCGCCAAAGTCGATCCGCGGCTGGCCGCCAGCATCTCGCGCTCCCAGAGCGGCAGCCTCACCGACCAGCTCGACCAGGGCGCCCGCTATGTCGATCTGCGGCTGTGCTTCGAGGGCGGGCAGTGGCGGACCTTCCACGGCGCCCCGATGGGAGGGGTGTTCTTCGACGATGCCTCGGGTGAGGCGGCCTCGGTGAAGCGCTGGGTCGACGCACACCCCTCGGAGGTCGTCGTCTTCAGCGTTTCGGTGGCCGCACCGGCGGGCACCGACGTGAAGGAGCCTCTGACCCGGTTGCGGGACCTGTTCGGCTCCCGGGTCGCCACCCGGACCGACCTGTCCCCGACCTCCACCTACGGCGACTACGTGAAGGCCGGGAAGAACGTCGTACTCGTCGACTCGTCGGGTGCGGTCGACCAGCCCTGGGCCTGGCACGGGGACAGCGTCTCCGACCGTGGCAGCTACCCGACGGGCGCCCCGTCCTGGTGGGACATCCTCAAGTCGTTCTTCAACGGAAGCCCGCCCCAGCAGATCTACGACCAGACGCTGACCCTGAACCAGGCGGCGCTGGCCCGTGATCCCGGCGCCGACGCCGGCCGGTTCTTCGTGCTGTCGAGCATCGTCCAGCCCGATGTGCAGATACCCCAGCTGTTCCTGATCCGGTTGCTGTCACCGTTCTTCCCGGCCTCCGTCCGGGACAACTACCTGATGTATCTCGCGAACGGGCTCAACCCGCAGGTGGTCACCAAGCTGCGGACGGACTGGCGTGCACCCGGACTGGCCCGCAACATGAACATCGTGACGATCGACGATCTGGGCGGCCGGCCGCAGGGCGATCTCCAGCGCGCCGTCATCGACATCAACACCCTCCCGGGACGCACCACTTGACCGGCCCCTGAGCCCGCCGGTCCCCGATACGGGGACCGGCGAACGCGGCGGGGTGCTCGTGCGTCACAGGTCCGGCGACCACTTCCGGATTCGCCTCGACGACGCACCGTAGGACCCTGGGGGACTCATGCACACGACCACGACCACGGCCGCCCGCACCGTGCGTCTGCTCACCGCGGTCGCCCTGTCGGCCGTCACCACCGCCGCGGTCACCGGATGCGGCGGCGACCGCCACGACGGTCCGCCGAATGACCACCCCGACCGGTCGGCGACCCGGCCCGAGGTCCGGGCCCGCCAGGTGGCCGACGCCTGGGACGGCTCCCCGGCGGCCGCGAAGTGGCGCACGGGCTACTACCCGATGGCGGACGCGATCCGGTTGCCCGACGGCGGTCTCCGTGGTGCGGCCGACCGGCGCGCCTACGAAACCGGCAACTTCGACCTGCGGGGAGCACTGCCCTCCGCGCCCCGGCCGGACGGCGAGGTGAGGTGGAGGAACGGTGACACCCTCGGCATGCCGATCCTTTCGGCCCAGGAGGTGTACACGACCCTGGATCGCGACGG of the Streptomyces sp. 1222.5 genome contains:
- a CDS encoding PEP/pyruvate-binding domain-containing protein, which translates into the protein MRKPSDPPTTLALTDGRATDPQVTGYKAATLARLLREGFPCADGVVIPTWIHRRHQEDTATAPNGRAGHLAPLEHALVEITDLHPTEPLAVRSSGTAEDTVEASCAGLHTSVLDVTGPDALRTAVLECWASAENPARARYAGAVDAPPMAVLVQRMLEPEAAGAAFATGSEGGGPGAVSVSAVRGRADRLMQGESPADEWTVTGTHADRLRSTCAVITSEQAVAVAELTRRVSAALSCRAEIEWALRDGDITLLQARPVTHADAVEPAWPVPARGEWRRDIRLGEWLPEPVTPLFATWFLPAVDLRFRRAQWQRSGVLVSTPSYRIVNGWYYHSPLGERRSVALLEGMLVNPRFACAMLAGRHRPSVPDRFVTAKETAALDHHTRRYRELLSSVTAGFESMSELQVAEFVDRVVAVVGDYLWPMLLVGGAAWRAEQALARYYRRRLHPSLGAPYQELLVERGRSEPAPAHAVSTLDWYRPTLGEVAEAPDPRAGAPVTRATGALRLEQACLSVLLQHNTDPAPFQRLLTLARDSARRRRLHTGKLTEPWPVLRRALHRLGTALVDQDVIDRPEDVHFLTLPELRTALSTGSGTSMREAVADRVSAWARQRALRPPLALGTAACLLPLLLGRPTTASASDGDVLHGIGVSPGRATGRARIVDHPETARMAAGDILVVRSLVPALAPQIMRAAAVAADVGSVAAHMSVIAREYGVPAVVALHSVTRSIRDGEVITVDGTTGRVHRRGAVG
- a CDS encoding UbiA family prenyltransferase, with translation MAHSASHMGTGNRLAAACRITRPITCLLAALSAACGGSLAGHPAAAGWGRDTLSMVSMAGVMGVANAVNDIADLPADRIGKPWRPIASGQLGVRTAWSVVLALALLTMTTAAALGPTQTLFAGALLLLDLAYSYRLKDTVLVGNLVVGVVCGGTLLFGASVTGGLTLRPCVAAGTVLLFVLGYEIVKTLQDSAADGEAGFRTLATVFRPEVSVGAYATVAAALCLAVLAVGAPVSSAPSLFLVCAAPFLITPVCLCAWILWTSPDRDASTARVLLILRLAWFPGLFSLALLK
- a CDS encoding glycerol-3-phosphate acyltransferase; the protein is MNLTNHVHTHHIALVTGYAVVSYLIGCVSTSYYVTKAHIGQDIRDLGSGNAGAQNVGKVLGRPWFFVILLLDMLKGYVVVLGGIHLGLSSTVVTLGIVAVVSGHIWPVHMGFRGGMGIATSLGAVLAFHWLVMAGIVGIFAATYFPQLWTGRTVARKAAARSAVAAINLTALSMVLLKEPFMSWFSLIILGFVHYAAYRSRLARGWPRPARDRAAA
- a CDS encoding VOC family protein; the protein is MSVTFNHTIIAAKDRGESARFFRELLELPEAPSWGPFINIQLHDGVLLQFAEPPVEIQMQHYAFLIDDDLFDRAYRRLCDRGVEHWADPQMRRPGEINDEHGGRGVYFKDPAGHAIELITRPYL
- a CDS encoding polyprenyl synthetase family protein — its product is MSTALREHYSDQLHAIDERMRAGFALWPWGHHDRMRALVERQVARKGKRLRSLFALLCAELLGGDLEKAQPLAAAVELYHAASLVLDDVQDNADFRDRDRAVHVSESVSNAINLACVVRSFAHHPLHCSDLTLIEKDGVRHQLDVMATLVPLGQSMDIGWHQGWYDFRSVPYEELVRLKTGAPFACVAAGAAVTGGQDEATRAAMERLGYRVGILYQLVDDHNDMFQTAGDGDGEDASGRVPSDLVEGKFTRPIGLLCERLSADGREDLAEQVVARLRDPGGDGPRWILDLMAAHSVASRSVREIHDRAVGIERDAAALSHVHGVATGRMSEFVRHLASMAGGGSHPFEVLPSRS
- a CDS encoding glycerol-3-phosphate acyltransferase codes for the protein MPDSVVFESAEPVGARPVMPVGAGLWRAGCSFLIGALPSAQLVTRCAVGVDLRTAHPECVSATGAYRAAGLVPFLTVAALDMAKGYAATRLAGRSRHTVALHAALVVAGHNWSPFLRGSGGRGIMPATGALLSTDWRGAALILGGPTLGYACRESGLGAFASQLLLLSDTLLTRRRRAALPSVAAVLAPIWAKRILGNELDMRAGLPLTRYLERLLYDRDGSTSKG